A region of Lichenibacterium dinghuense DNA encodes the following proteins:
- a CDS encoding peptide ABC transporter substrate-binding protein, with the protein MDETELRGLIADVKDGRLTRRSFVGRMAALGLTAPMTGALLAQGGVALAAPSEGAGYKPTRAGGGGTVKMLFWQGPTALSAHFSTGLKDAEASRIFYEPLANWTSEGTLVPVLAAEIPSRENGLLAADGKSVTWKIKPGVTWHDGKPLTADDLVFTRDFVGDPASACVTLTTYRDIKVEKVDDLTVKVLFDEPTPFWANAFVGVNGEVLPRHVFAPYMGAKSREAPANLAPVGTGPYTFVEFRPGDTLRGKRFEGYHQPNRPYFDAFELKGGGDSVSAARAVLQTGDYDYAYSLAVEDEVLKRLEGGGKGRVDIVFGNVPEFIYLNPTDPNKEVDGERSSLKTQHPAFKDPAVRRAMDMLIDRKSIGEYIYGRTAKPTANILNGPPDVVSTATRNSFDIAGANKLLDEAGWARGPDGIRAKDGYRMHFVYQTSINALRQKIQAIVKQAAAKAGIEMELKGIAASVFFSDDPGNTDTDAHFYADMQGYADTATTPDPADFMKQYVSWEITQKSNKWTGQNQCHWSSPETDALYKQAAAELDPVKRAALYIRMNDIVVANNVLPLVQRGSVVALAGTLHAPRSAWDVDMANLPDWYKDA; encoded by the coding sequence ATGGACGAGACGGAACTGCGGGGCCTGATCGCGGACGTGAAGGACGGCCGGCTGACGCGCCGGAGCTTCGTGGGCCGGATGGCGGCCCTGGGCCTCACGGCGCCGATGACGGGCGCGCTGCTGGCGCAGGGCGGCGTCGCGCTGGCGGCCCCCTCCGAGGGGGCCGGCTACAAGCCCACCAGGGCGGGCGGCGGCGGCACGGTGAAGATGCTGTTCTGGCAGGGCCCCACCGCGCTCAGCGCCCATTTCTCGACGGGGCTCAAGGACGCCGAGGCGTCGCGCATCTTCTACGAGCCGCTCGCCAACTGGACCTCCGAGGGCACGCTCGTGCCGGTGCTCGCGGCCGAGATCCCGTCCAGGGAGAACGGCCTCCTCGCGGCCGACGGCAAATCCGTCACCTGGAAGATCAAGCCCGGCGTGACGTGGCACGACGGCAAGCCGCTGACCGCCGACGACCTCGTCTTCACCCGCGACTTCGTCGGCGACCCGGCCTCGGCCTGCGTGACGCTGACGACCTATCGGGACATCAAGGTCGAGAAGGTCGACGACCTCACGGTCAAGGTGCTGTTCGACGAGCCGACGCCCTTCTGGGCCAACGCCTTCGTGGGGGTGAACGGCGAGGTGCTGCCCCGCCACGTCTTCGCGCCCTACATGGGCGCGAAGTCCCGCGAGGCGCCGGCCAACCTCGCGCCGGTCGGCACGGGCCCCTACACGTTCGTGGAGTTCCGGCCGGGCGACACGCTGCGGGGCAAGCGCTTCGAGGGCTACCACCAGCCCAACAGGCCCTATTTCGACGCCTTCGAGCTCAAGGGCGGCGGCGATTCGGTGTCGGCGGCCCGCGCCGTGCTGCAGACGGGCGACTACGACTACGCCTACAGCCTCGCGGTCGAGGACGAGGTGCTGAAGCGCCTGGAGGGGGGCGGCAAGGGCCGCGTCGACATCGTGTTCGGCAACGTGCCCGAGTTCATCTACCTGAACCCGACCGACCCCAACAAGGAGGTCGACGGCGAGCGCTCCTCGCTGAAGACGCAGCACCCGGCCTTCAAGGACCCGGCGGTGCGCCGGGCCATGGACATGCTGATCGACCGCAAGTCGATCGGCGAATACATCTACGGCCGCACCGCCAAGCCCACGGCCAACATCCTCAACGGCCCGCCCGACGTCGTGTCGACCGCGACGCGCAACAGCTTCGACATCGCGGGCGCCAACAAGCTGCTCGACGAGGCCGGCTGGGCGCGCGGCCCGGACGGCATCCGCGCCAAGGACGGCTACCGGATGCACTTCGTGTATCAGACGTCCATCAACGCCCTGCGCCAGAAGATCCAGGCCATTGTCAAGCAGGCGGCCGCCAAGGCCGGCATCGAGATGGAGCTGAAGGGCATCGCCGCCTCGGTGTTCTTCTCGGACGACCCCGGCAACACCGACACGGACGCCCACTTCTACGCCGACATGCAGGGCTACGCCGACACGGCGACGACGCCCGACCCGGCCGACTTCATGAAGCAATACGTGTCCTGGGAGATCACCCAGAAGAGCAACAAGTGGACGGGGCAGAACCAGTGCCACTGGTCGAGCCCCGAGACCGACGCGCTCTACAAGCAGGCCGCGGCGGAGCTCGACCCCGTCAAGCGCGCGGCGCTCTACATCAGGATGAACGACATCGTGGTGGCCAACAACGTGCTGCCCCTCGTGCAGCGCGGCTCGGTCGTGGCCCTCGCCGGCACCCTGCACGCGCCGCGCAGCGCCTGGGACGTCGACATGGCGAACCTGCCCGACTGGTACAAGGACGCGTGA
- a CDS encoding M20 family metallopeptidase, with amino-acid sequence MDNRNDLWRHVDLQSERLIALSDRVWTMPEVCYTERRSSAEHVAELDHQGFRVTENVAGIPTAVMGEAGEGGPVIAFLGEYDALPGLSQEAGVAEPRPLESGGPGHGCGHNLLGSAALLAATAVKDWLAATGTPGRVRYYGCPAEEGGAAKAFMVRAGAFADADAAITWHPSSFWEVAPAIALANTRADFVFTGRSSHAAAAPHLGRSALDAVELMNVGVNYMREHMPSDARVHYAYLEAGGIAPNVVQAHARVRYSIRARELADMLDLVERVKKIARGAALMTETEVEVRIVSAVSNLVANAPLERKLHEVMAELGAPHFDEADRAFARDIRATFGAGAVEAVYKTIGMAPTDAPLADFLVPFDARREPAVGSTDVGDVSWVVPTVQAHAPTVAIGTPFHTWQVVAQGQSPAAHKAMVQVAKAMAATGAALVRDPDLLAEAKADLAARTGPRGYTSPLPAGVEPPLTMSVA; translated from the coding sequence ATGGACAACCGCAACGACCTTTGGCGACACGTCGACCTCCAGAGCGAGCGGCTGATCGCGCTGTCCGACCGCGTCTGGACCATGCCGGAAGTCTGCTACACCGAGCGGCGGAGCTCCGCCGAGCACGTGGCCGAGCTCGATCACCAGGGCTTCCGCGTCACCGAGAACGTCGCGGGCATCCCCACGGCGGTGATGGGCGAGGCCGGCGAGGGCGGGCCCGTCATCGCCTTCCTGGGCGAATATGACGCGCTGCCGGGCCTCAGCCAGGAGGCCGGCGTCGCCGAGCCCCGGCCGCTCGAAAGCGGCGGTCCCGGCCACGGCTGCGGCCACAACCTGCTCGGCTCCGCGGCGCTGCTGGCCGCCACCGCGGTGAAGGACTGGCTCGCCGCCACCGGCACGCCGGGCCGCGTGCGCTACTACGGCTGCCCGGCCGAGGAGGGCGGCGCCGCCAAGGCCTTCATGGTGCGGGCCGGCGCCTTCGCGGACGCCGACGCCGCCATCACCTGGCACCCGTCGAGCTTCTGGGAGGTGGCGCCGGCGATCGCGCTGGCCAACACGCGCGCCGACTTCGTGTTCACCGGCCGCTCGTCCCACGCCGCGGCGGCCCCGCACCTCGGCCGCTCGGCGCTCGACGCCGTGGAACTGATGAACGTCGGCGTCAACTACATGCGCGAGCACATGCCGAGCGACGCGCGCGTGCACTACGCCTACCTCGAAGCCGGCGGCATCGCGCCCAACGTCGTGCAGGCCCACGCCCGCGTGCGCTACTCGATCCGCGCCCGCGAGCTCGCCGACATGCTCGACCTCGTCGAGCGCGTGAAGAAGATCGCGCGGGGCGCCGCCCTGATGACCGAGACCGAGGTCGAGGTCCGCATCGTGTCCGCCGTGTCGAACCTCGTCGCCAACGCGCCGCTGGAGCGCAAGCTGCACGAGGTGATGGCCGAGCTCGGCGCGCCCCACTTCGACGAGGCCGACCGCGCCTTCGCGCGCGACATCCGCGCGACCTTCGGCGCCGGCGCCGTCGAGGCCGTCTACAAGACGATCGGCATGGCGCCCACCGACGCGCCGCTGGCCGACTTCCTCGTGCCGTTCGACGCCAGGCGCGAGCCCGCGGTGGGCTCGACGGACGTCGGCGACGTGAGCTGGGTGGTGCCCACCGTGCAGGCCCACGCGCCCACGGTCGCGATCGGCACGCCGTTCCACACCTGGCAGGTCGTGGCGCAGGGCCAGTCCCCCGCCGCCCACAAGGCCATGGTGCAGGTGGCGAAGGCCATGGCGGCCACCGGCGCCGCCCTTGTGCGCGACCCGGACCTCCTCGCCGAGGCCAAGGCCGACCTCGCGGCCCGCACCGGCCCGCGCGGCTACACCTCGCCGCTGCCGGCCGGGGTCGAGCCCCCACTGACCATGTCGGTCGCGTGA
- a CDS encoding M20 family metallopeptidase: MSPRDEAVAAAVAAYDDGSFLAALRRRVAMRSVSQSGGEGEADLGALRAYLSDEMAPSLAALGFASTIHPNGRAGFGPFLVAERREGDDLPTVLLYGHGDTVLGQDAAWRAGLDPFAVTVEGDRLYGRGTADNKGQHTVVLTALERVLRARGGRLGFNAKVLIETGEETGSPGLDDFCAAHRDALKADLLIASDGPRLAADRPTLFLGARGAFNFELTVALRDRAHHSGNWGGLLRNPATVLSAAIASIVDARGRILVEALRPPPIPAAVRAALAGLAVGGGPDDPAVDAGWGEPGLTDAERVFGWNSVEVLAMLAGTPEGPQNAIPHEARATLQLRFVVGTDWRSLVPALRRHLDAIGLDTLDVRASRGEVLGATRLDPEDPWVGWAAGSIERTTGKRVALLPNLGGSLPNDVFADTLGLPTLWVPHSYAACGQHAPNEHMLGAIAREGLAVMAGLFFDLGEDGAGVRARRAARAA; the protein is encoded by the coding sequence GTGAGCCCGCGGGACGAGGCCGTCGCGGCGGCCGTCGCGGCCTACGACGACGGCTCCTTCCTCGCCGCGCTGCGGCGGCGCGTGGCGATGCGCTCCGTCAGCCAGAGCGGCGGCGAAGGCGAGGCCGACCTCGGCGCGCTCCGCGCCTACCTGTCGGACGAGATGGCGCCGAGCCTCGCGGCCCTCGGCTTCGCGTCGACCATCCACCCCAACGGGCGGGCCGGCTTCGGGCCCTTCCTCGTGGCGGAGCGGCGCGAGGGCGACGACCTGCCGACCGTGCTCCTCTATGGCCACGGCGACACGGTGCTGGGCCAGGACGCCGCCTGGCGGGCGGGCCTCGACCCCTTCGCGGTGACGGTCGAGGGCGACCGCCTCTACGGGCGCGGCACCGCCGACAACAAGGGCCAGCACACGGTGGTGCTGACCGCGCTGGAGCGTGTGCTCCGGGCGCGCGGCGGCCGGCTCGGCTTCAACGCCAAGGTGCTGATCGAGACCGGCGAGGAGACGGGCTCGCCGGGGCTGGACGACTTCTGTGCCGCGCATCGCGACGCCCTCAAAGCCGACCTGCTGATCGCGTCCGACGGGCCGCGCCTCGCCGCCGACCGGCCGACGCTGTTCCTCGGCGCGCGCGGCGCCTTCAACTTCGAGCTCACCGTCGCGCTGCGCGACCGCGCGCACCATTCGGGCAACTGGGGCGGCCTGTTGCGCAACCCCGCCACGGTGCTCAGCGCCGCCATCGCCTCCATCGTCGACGCGCGCGGGCGCATCCTGGTCGAGGCGCTGCGGCCCCCGCCGATCCCCGCGGCCGTGCGCGCGGCGCTGGCCGGCCTCGCGGTCGGCGGCGGGCCGGACGACCCCGCGGTCGACGCCGGCTGGGGCGAGCCGGGCCTCACCGACGCCGAGCGGGTCTTCGGCTGGAACAGCGTCGAGGTGCTGGCGATGCTGGCCGGCACGCCGGAAGGGCCGCAGAACGCGATCCCTCACGAGGCGCGCGCGACGCTGCAGCTCCGCTTCGTGGTGGGCACGGACTGGCGGAGCCTCGTGCCGGCGCTGCGCCGCCACCTCGACGCGATCGGGCTCGACACCCTGGACGTGCGGGCGTCGCGGGGCGAGGTGCTGGGCGCCACGCGGCTCGACCCCGAGGACCCCTGGGTGGGCTGGGCCGCGGGCTCGATCGAGCGCACCACGGGGAAGAGGGTCGCGCTGCTGCCCAACCTCGGCGGCTCGCTGCCCAACGACGTCTTCGCCGACACGCTGGGCCTGCCGACCCTGTGGGTGCCGCATTCCTACGCGGCCTGCGGCCAGCACGCGCCGAACGAGCACATGCTCGGCGCGATCGCGCGGGAAGGGCTCGCCGTGATGGCGGGGCTGTTCTTCGACCTCGGCGAGGACGGGGCGGGGGTGAGGGCGCGAAGGGCAGCGCGGGCCGCCTGA
- a CDS encoding DUF6894 family protein, whose protein sequence is MPFFFFDIVDDGVFSRDDYGVDLPGVDEARDQAIDLIPDVVRTGLADGARHTVTCSVRDEPGRVIYRGTLTYEGGRPEDGS, encoded by the coding sequence ATGCCGTTCTTCTTCTTCGACATCGTCGACGACGGTGTGTTCAGCCGCGACGACTACGGCGTCGACCTGCCGGGGGTCGACGAGGCGCGGGATCAGGCGATCGACCTGATCCCGGACGTCGTCCGCACCGGTCTGGCGGACGGCGCGCGCCACACCGTCACCTGCTCGGTGCGGGACGAGCCCGGCCGCGTGATCTACCGAGGAACGCTCACCTACGAGGGAGGGCGGCCGGAGGATGGTTCCTGA
- a CDS encoding pseudouridine synthase, whose protein sequence is MTASVRIDRLLGNLGYGSRREVMALCRSGRVLLDGARVPSADLKVALEPALAARLTVEGEALDPLPGLVVAMNKPLGHTCSHDDAGPLVHDLLPERWRHRDPPLSSAGRLDKDTTGLLLLTDDGPLLHRIISPRSEARKRYRATLAEPLRADAAAVLASGTLVLRGEDRPLLPADLVVEAPTLAVVTVAEGRYHQVRRMFAALGNHVVSLHRDRIGALDLPADLAPGDWRILEPGEVAAALAAAPSPASDD, encoded by the coding sequence GTGACCGCCTCCGTCCGCATCGACCGGCTGCTCGGCAACCTCGGCTACGGCTCCCGGCGCGAGGTCATGGCCCTGTGCCGCTCCGGCCGCGTGCTGCTCGACGGCGCCCGCGTGCCCTCGGCCGACCTCAAGGTGGCGCTGGAGCCGGCCCTCGCCGCGCGGCTCACCGTGGAGGGCGAGGCGCTGGACCCGCTGCCCGGCCTCGTGGTCGCGATGAACAAGCCGCTCGGCCACACCTGCTCGCACGACGACGCCGGGCCGCTCGTCCACGACCTGCTGCCGGAGCGCTGGCGGCACCGCGACCCGCCGCTGTCGAGCGCCGGCAGGCTCGACAAGGACACAACGGGCCTGCTGCTGCTGACGGACGACGGCCCCCTGCTGCACCGGATCATCTCGCCGCGGAGCGAGGCGCGCAAGCGCTACCGCGCCACCCTGGCCGAGCCGCTGCGTGCGGACGCGGCGGCGGTGCTGGCCTCGGGCACGCTGGTGCTGCGCGGCGAGGACCGGCCGCTCCTGCCGGCCGACCTCGTCGTCGAGGCGCCGACCCTGGCGGTCGTGACGGTGGCCGAGGGCCGCTACCACCAGGTCCGCCGCATGTTCGCGGCCCTGGGAAACCACGTCGTGTCGCTGCACCGGGACCGCATCGGCGCGCTCGACCTGCCGGCCGATCTGGCGCCGGGCGACTGGCGCATCCTGGAACCCGGCGAGGTCGCGGCGGCGCTGGCGGCGGCTCCCTCCCCTGCGTCCGACGATTGA
- a CDS encoding class I SAM-dependent methyltransferase codes for MFRASGRGGGVGEAARRGVYGSPIEGLKIDTAGAEQLSPLVPGAAALEDLGEGALDGLVIVAPPGTAERRHALALGLKALRPGAPFTVLAPKDKGGSRLGDELDAFGCRFEETGKRHHRICVGVRPEAPQGLDEAVAAGAPRLVEALGLWSQPGIFSWDRLDPGSALLIEMLPALAGRGADFGCGLGVLSHAALRSPKVKALTLIDVDRRAVEAAKRNVDDPRATVRWADLRTGPQGLANLDFVVMNPPFHQGGIEDQGLGQGFVATAAKALRRGGALWLTANRHLPYEGVLKPLFGRVEVRAEARGFKVFEART; via the coding sequence ATGTTCCGCGCGAGCGGACGGGGAGGCGGCGTGGGCGAGGCGGCGAGGCGGGGCGTGTACGGCAGCCCCATCGAAGGACTGAAGATCGACACGGCGGGGGCGGAGCAGCTGTCGCCGCTCGTGCCCGGCGCGGCGGCGCTGGAGGACCTCGGCGAGGGCGCGCTCGACGGGCTCGTGATCGTGGCGCCCCCCGGCACGGCCGAGCGCCGGCACGCGCTGGCGCTGGGCCTGAAGGCCCTCAGGCCCGGCGCGCCCTTCACGGTGCTGGCCCCCAAGGACAAGGGCGGCTCCCGGCTCGGCGACGAGCTCGACGCCTTCGGCTGCCGCTTCGAGGAGACCGGCAAGCGCCACCACCGCATCTGCGTCGGCGTCCGGCCCGAAGCGCCGCAGGGGCTCGACGAGGCGGTCGCGGCCGGCGCGCCGCGGCTCGTCGAGGCGCTGGGGCTGTGGTCGCAGCCCGGCATCTTCTCCTGGGACCGGCTCGACCCCGGCTCCGCCCTGCTGATCGAGATGCTGCCGGCCCTGGCGGGGCGGGGTGCCGACTTCGGCTGCGGCCTCGGCGTGCTGAGCCACGCCGCGCTGCGCTCGCCCAAGGTGAAGGCGCTGACCCTGATCGACGTCGACCGCCGCGCCGTCGAGGCGGCGAAGCGCAACGTCGACGACCCCCGCGCGACCGTGCGCTGGGCCGACCTCCGCACGGGCCCGCAGGGGCTCGCCAACCTCGACTTCGTGGTGATGAACCCGCCGTTCCACCAGGGCGGCATCGAGGACCAGGGCCTCGGCCAGGGCTTCGTGGCGACGGCCGCCAAGGCGCTCCGGCGCGGCGGCGCGCTGTGGCTCACCGCCAACCGGCACCTGCCCTACGAGGGCGTGCTGAAGCCGCTGTTCGGCCGCGTCGAGGTGCGGGCCGAGGCGCGCGGCTTCAAGGTCTTCGAAGCGCGGACGTGA
- a CDS encoding glutamine amidotransferase, with product MRDLCPSDAPPRPVPAAARPILVVLHQEHSTPGRVGRLLRAMGHPLDVRRPRFGDPLPGTMADHAGAVIFGGPMSANDPEPWIKAEIDWTAVPLREGAPLLGLCLGAQMIARQLGQRVAPHADGHVEVGYYPIFPTPAGDALVGQPFPRWVYHWHGEGFSLPAGAEALAEGTDFACQAFRYGRAAVGLQFHPEVTYAMMSRWIVLGHEKACAKNARPVHQHRPDWFLHDAPVARWAETFLRAWADGALPEPRARPAGPGPSCPIPDDAAPRVSAA from the coding sequence ATGCGAGACCTATGTCCGTCGGACGCGCCGCCCCGTCCCGTTCCGGCCGCGGCGCGGCCGATCCTGGTCGTGCTCCACCAGGAGCATTCGACGCCGGGCCGCGTCGGGCGGCTGCTGCGCGCCATGGGCCACCCGCTCGACGTGCGCCGCCCCCGCTTCGGCGACCCCCTCCCGGGCACCATGGCCGACCACGCCGGGGCGGTGATCTTCGGCGGGCCGATGAGCGCCAACGACCCCGAGCCCTGGATCAAGGCCGAGATCGACTGGACGGCCGTGCCGCTGCGCGAGGGGGCGCCGCTGCTGGGCCTGTGCCTCGGCGCCCAGATGATCGCGCGCCAGCTCGGCCAGCGGGTGGCGCCGCACGCCGACGGGCACGTCGAGGTCGGCTACTACCCGATCTTCCCCACCCCGGCCGGCGACGCGCTGGTGGGCCAGCCCTTCCCGCGCTGGGTGTACCACTGGCACGGCGAGGGCTTCTCCCTGCCGGCGGGCGCGGAAGCCCTCGCCGAGGGCACGGACTTCGCCTGCCAGGCGTTCCGCTACGGCCGCGCCGCCGTCGGCCTGCAGTTCCACCCGGAAGTCACCTACGCGATGATGAGCCGCTGGATCGTGCTCGGCCACGAGAAGGCCTGCGCCAAGAACGCCCGCCCGGTCCACCAGCACCGGCCGGACTGGTTCCTGCACGACGCGCCGGTGGCCCGCTGGGCCGAAACCTTTCTGCGGGCCTGGGCCGACGGCGCCCTGCCCGAGCCCCGCGCGCGGCCGGCCGGCCCCGGCCCGAGTTGCCCGATCCCGGACGATGCCGCGCCCCGCGTCTCGGCCGCGTGA
- a CDS encoding helix-turn-helix domain-containing protein produces the protein MTPVQVRMARAALGMTAEELSREAGLSSEDVAQMEHGGGDGIASARLRATLEGAGIAFLDADGVRYDPRLTTAKTVPLEEMNSYNDE, from the coding sequence ATGACACCTGTGCAGGTCCGGATGGCGCGCGCCGCCCTCGGCATGACGGCCGAGGAGCTGTCCCGCGAGGCGGGACTCTCGTCCGAGGACGTGGCGCAGATGGAGCATGGCGGCGGCGACGGCATAGCCTCGGCGCGGCTGCGCGCCACCCTGGAGGGCGCCGGCATCGCGTTCCTCGACGCGGACGGCGTGCGCTACGACCCGCGCCTCACCACCGCCAAGACCGTGCCGCTCGAAGAGATGAACTCCTACAATGACGAGTGA
- a CDS encoding PA0069 family radical SAM protein, with protein MLTGFDVGGTPIAPPFPAAGTPVKHRRAEHPPRRAEPLSLDDVLANRRRGRGAVSNPAGRFEAEERVAEPRDEASAPDPARLATTVTVERPKTVITRNDSPDISFDRSINPYRGCEHGCVYCFARPTHAFVGLSPGLDFETRLFAKEGAAGRLERELAAPNYKPRTIAIGTNTDPYQPIERERKVMRSILEVLERCGHPIGIITKSALVVRDIDLLAPMAAKGLVKVAVSVTTLDPALARIMEPRAPAPRKRLDAIRQLSEAGIPVTVMTAPMIPAVNDHEMEAILQAARQAGAVEAGYVVLRLPAEVRDLFREWLLAHFPDKLRHVMGLVQSMRDGEDYDATWGKRMTGTGPYAWMLGRRFEIAAAKLGFPKVRAKLRTDLFQAPAPHGQQLSLF; from the coding sequence ATGTTGACCGGTTTCGATGTCGGCGGGACGCCGATCGCGCCGCCCTTCCCCGCGGCCGGCACGCCGGTCAAGCACCGCAGGGCCGAGCACCCGCCGCGCCGCGCCGAGCCGCTGTCGCTCGACGACGTGCTGGCGAACCGCCGCCGCGGCCGCGGTGCGGTGTCGAACCCCGCCGGGCGCTTCGAGGCCGAGGAGCGGGTCGCCGAGCCTCGGGACGAGGCTTCCGCGCCCGACCCCGCGCGCCTCGCCACCACGGTGACGGTGGAGCGGCCCAAGACCGTCATCACCCGCAACGACTCGCCCGACATCTCCTTCGACCGCTCGATCAACCCCTACCGGGGCTGCGAGCACGGCTGCGTCTACTGCTTCGCGCGGCCCACCCACGCCTTCGTGGGCCTGTCGCCGGGGCTCGACTTCGAGACCCGGCTCTTCGCCAAGGAGGGCGCGGCGGGGCGGCTGGAGCGCGAACTCGCGGCGCCGAACTACAAGCCGCGCACGATCGCGATCGGCACCAACACGGACCCCTACCAGCCGATCGAGCGCGAGCGGAAGGTGATGCGCTCGATCCTCGAAGTGCTGGAGCGCTGCGGCCACCCGATCGGCATCATCACCAAGTCGGCGCTGGTGGTGCGCGACATCGACCTGCTCGCGCCCATGGCGGCCAAGGGCCTCGTCAAGGTGGCGGTGTCGGTGACCACGCTCGACCCCGCGCTCGCCCGCATCATGGAGCCCCGTGCGCCTGCGCCCCGCAAGCGGCTCGACGCCATCCGGCAGCTCAGCGAGGCCGGCATCCCCGTGACGGTGATGACGGCGCCGATGATCCCCGCCGTGAACGACCACGAGATGGAGGCCATCCTGCAGGCGGCGCGGCAGGCGGGCGCCGTCGAGGCCGGCTACGTCGTGCTGCGCCTGCCGGCCGAGGTGCGCGACCTGTTCCGGGAATGGCTCCTGGCGCACTTCCCTGACAAGCTGCGCCACGTCATGGGCCTCGTGCAGTCGATGCGCGACGGCGAGGACTACGACGCGACCTGGGGCAAGCGGATGACCGGCACCGGCCCCTACGCCTGGATGCTCGGCCGGCGCTTCGAGATCGCCGCGGCCAAGCTCGGCTTCCCGAAGGTGCGCGCCAAGCTCCGCACGGACCTGTTCCAGGCGCCCGCCCCGCACGGGCAGCAGCTCAGCCTGTTCTGA
- a CDS encoding dimethylmenaquinone methyltransferase: MKITQLTHHDLDGYGASTVAASRAAIGRLVHVARYSDVGPVVAAELKRLGGAAEPEMLLMTDLGLEPVAVSFIKDFVAMNAKRPPERRHRLVVLDHHASSLDRLSEGGLVQADADPASPWPSLKSIATGDPAVTVLIDDTRCATRLARDHADLYAAHDADPALADAMAVLVEAVDAVDLWQKDRPLFRQAQVLDEVFWDNVTGFVPLGHPWHDRFIGDLLLGMAARLGGGATPAAIERDAGSLRARIVDAALSGRPGDDPEATTRTRIASLLAVSPELFRRLPGGAKLSFGLDAGTFQRVSDVVMTSGDASLVINVGRAGTMSFRSNDGTALDAARKFRGGGHRDAAGGRLTSGAVASLEDAVAQVVPLLDPPKPDPASSPFAALRGLKL; the protein is encoded by the coding sequence GTGAAGATCACGCAGCTCACCCACCACGACCTCGACGGCTACGGCGCGTCCACGGTCGCGGCGTCCCGCGCCGCGATCGGGCGCCTGGTCCACGTGGCGCGCTATTCCGACGTCGGCCCCGTGGTCGCGGCCGAGCTGAAGCGCCTCGGGGGCGCGGCCGAGCCCGAGATGCTGCTGATGACCGACCTCGGGCTCGAGCCCGTCGCGGTCAGCTTCATCAAGGACTTCGTGGCCATGAACGCGAAGCGCCCGCCCGAGCGCCGCCACCGCCTCGTCGTGCTCGACCACCACGCCTCCTCGCTCGACCGCCTGAGCGAGGGCGGTTTGGTGCAGGCCGACGCCGACCCGGCGTCGCCCTGGCCGAGCCTCAAGTCGATCGCGACGGGCGACCCCGCCGTCACGGTGCTGATCGACGACACGCGCTGCGCCACGCGCCTCGCCCGCGACCACGCGGACCTTTACGCCGCGCACGACGCCGACCCGGCACTCGCCGACGCGATGGCGGTGCTGGTCGAGGCGGTCGACGCCGTCGACCTGTGGCAGAAGGACCGGCCGCTCTTCCGCCAGGCCCAGGTGCTCGACGAGGTGTTCTGGGACAACGTGACGGGCTTCGTGCCGCTCGGCCACCCGTGGCACGACCGCTTCATCGGCGACCTGCTGCTCGGCATGGCGGCCCGGCTCGGCGGCGGCGCGACGCCGGCCGCCATCGAGCGCGACGCCGGGAGCCTGCGGGCCCGCATCGTCGACGCGGCGCTGTCCGGCCGGCCCGGCGACGACCCCGAGGCCACCACGCGCACCCGCATCGCGTCGCTGCTGGCGGTGTCGCCGGAGCTGTTCCGGCGGCTGCCCGGCGGCGCGAAGCTCAGCTTCGGGCTCGACGCGGGCACGTTCCAGCGCGTGTCGGACGTCGTCATGACGAGCGGGGACGCGTCGCTGGTGATCAACGTCGGCCGCGCCGGCACCATGTCGTTCCGCTCCAACGACGGCACGGCGCTCGACGCTGCCCGAAAATTCCGCGGCGGCGGCCATCGCGACGCGGCGGGCGGCCGGCTCACGAGCGGCGCCGTCGCCTCGCTGGAGGATGCGGTCGCGCAGGTGGTGCCCCTGCTCGACCCGCCGAAGCCCGATCCCGCGTCGAGCCCCTTCGCAGCGCTGCGCGGGCTCAAGCTGTAG
- a CDS encoding helix-turn-helix domain-containing protein, with protein MNEQLSKRTAEADKRVGACVRAARVKAGLSQSKLAAELGITFQQLQKYEKGKNRIAVSTLLLIADALSLPVQGFFDSVERQATDASDWPDLLSKDNIRLIRAFSNIGDPEVRRRIMGLILAVTEDGEELNFPPTAEPPARDAHAA; from the coding sequence ATGAACGAGCAGCTGTCGAAACGCACCGCCGAGGCCGACAAACGGGTGGGGGCCTGCGTGCGCGCGGCCCGCGTCAAGGCCGGGCTGAGCCAGTCGAAACTCGCCGCCGAGCTCGGCATCACCTTTCAGCAGCTGCAGAAATACGAGAAGGGGAAGAACCGCATCGCGGTGAGCACCCTCCTGCTCATCGCCGACGCCCTGTCGCTGCCCGTGCAGGGCTTCTTCGACTCCGTGGAGCGCCAGGCCACCGACGCCAGCGACTGGCCGGACCTCCTGAGCAAGGACAATATCCGGTTGATCCGGGCCTTCTCCAACATCGGCGATCCCGAGGTCAGGCGCCGCATCATGGGGCTCATCCTGGCCGTCACCGAGGACGGCGAGGAGCTGAACTTCCCGCCCACCGCTGAGCCGCCCGCGCGGGACGCCCACGCGGCCTGA